In a single window of the Bacillus mycoides genome:
- a CDS encoding MBL fold metallo-hydrolase codes for MSVIKAGTVHQIAFFPHLFPINCYFVEEEAGLTLIDAALSFCGKKILESAQKIGKPITNIIITHAHDDHIGALDVIKKELPDVPVYISKRDAHLLEGDMALQKGERNTPIKVGVSKKIKTIPDILLQEGGRIGSLLAIETPGHTPGSMAFLDTRNDALVVGDAFQTRGGVAVAGQIKWLFPFPVFGTWDAETALISAQKLLEYRPTILATGHGKMIKDPLVQMQRAIEEAERNLTRKSLK; via the coding sequence ATGAGCGTAATAAAAGCAGGAACAGTTCATCAAATAGCATTTTTCCCGCATCTATTTCCAATCAACTGTTATTTTGTTGAGGAGGAGGCTGGATTAACTTTAATTGATGCTGCTTTATCATTTTGTGGAAAGAAGATTTTAGAATCGGCCCAAAAAATTGGTAAACCGATTACGAATATTATTATTACTCATGCTCATGATGACCACATAGGAGCGCTTGATGTTATAAAGAAAGAATTGCCGGATGTTCCGGTTTATATTTCTAAAAGAGATGCTCATTTACTTGAAGGAGATATGGCACTGCAAAAGGGAGAACGAAACACACCGATAAAAGTGGGTGTGTCCAAAAAGATAAAGACGATTCCAGATATTCTTCTTCAAGAAGGAGGTAGAATTGGTTCTCTTTTAGCGATTGAGACTCCAGGTCATACACCAGGTTCAATGGCGTTTTTAGATACGAGGAATGATGCGCTAGTTGTTGGAGATGCGTTTCAAACGAGGGGAGGAGTGGCCGTTGCAGGACAAATAAAGTGGTTATTTCCGTTCCCTGTGTTTGGTACTTGGGATGCAGAAACGGCGTTAATAAGCGCTCAGAAATTACTGGAATATAGGCCGACTATATTGGCGACAGGGCATGGGAAGATGATTAAGGATCCGTTAGTGCAAATGCAACGGGCGATTGAAGAAGCGGAAAGGAATTTAACAAGAAAGAGTCTCAAATAA
- a CDS encoding CPBP family intramembrane glutamic endopeptidase: MSKTVLEAYSVEERIDNLTYKNLLVMIASILGFLLMGGLFLALALGIFGEEVLRANLEGYYLLLFDAAVVAIVLFAYKPVLHFIKNIWDVSVLKSGKTYLYLLLGFIVIALAQYVMLELFSFESAGQQRDQLGGETLQNSVIQSIIYVLSVAIITPVKEEVLYRGILYRFLEKKYSFLVGIIISSFIFGIFHGGFPITATIMGIVFAMLYKKTQSIVPSIILHIAWNLLVSISMIVSL; encoded by the coding sequence ATGAGTAAAACAGTATTAGAGGCTTATAGCGTAGAAGAGAGGATAGACAATTTAACATATAAAAATTTATTAGTAATGATAGCAAGTATTTTGGGGTTCCTATTAATGGGGGGATTATTCCTTGCTTTAGCTCTTGGAATTTTTGGAGAAGAGGTATTACGTGCTAATTTAGAGGGATATTATTTACTTCTATTTGATGCGGCTGTGGTTGCTATTGTTTTATTTGCTTATAAACCAGTGCTTCATTTTATTAAGAACATTTGGGATGTATCTGTTTTAAAAAGTGGGAAAACCTACTTGTATTTATTACTAGGTTTTATCGTCATTGCATTAGCTCAGTATGTAATGTTAGAGCTGTTTAGCTTTGAAAGTGCAGGGCAGCAACGAGATCAATTAGGGGGAGAGACACTTCAAAATAGTGTGATACAAAGCATTATATATGTGTTAAGTGTGGCTATAATTACACCAGTTAAAGAAGAGGTTTTATATAGAGGGATTTTGTATCGATTTCTTGAAAAGAAATATAGTTTTCTAGTTGGTATCATTATTTCTTCCTTCATTTTTGGGATTTTTCATGGTGGTTTTCCAATTACGGCAACGATTATGGGGATTGTATTTGCTATGTTATATAAGAAGACACAGTCTATTGTACCTAGTATCATTTTACATATTGCATGGAACTTACTTGTGAGTATAAGTATGATTGTCTCTTTATAA
- a CDS encoding spore coat protein, whose protein sequence is MNEKDMVNDYLAGLNSSLTSYANYISQSDNEQLHQTLIQIRNQDEMRQRNMYEYAKQKSYYKPAAPANPMIVQQLKSQLSAE, encoded by the coding sequence ATGAATGAAAAAGATATGGTAAACGATTATTTAGCAGGGTTAAACTCAAGTTTAACAAGTTATGCAAATTATATTTCTCAGTCTGATAACGAACAGTTACATCAAACGTTAATTCAAATTCGTAATCAAGATGAGATGCGTCAACGTAATATGTATGAATATGCAAAGCAAAAAAGTTATTACAAGCCGGCAGCACCTGCTAATCCAATGATTGTGCAGCAATTGAAAAGTCAATTAAGTGCGGAATAG
- a CDS encoding L-lactate dehydrogenase, with product MNRNTRKIAIIGTGLVGSSCAYSIVNQGICEELLLIDINHERAVGEAMDLSHCINFTNTRTKVYAGSYEDCKDMDIVIITAGPAPKPGQSRLDTLGASAKIMEGVVGGVMESGFDGIFLLASNPVDIITYQVWKLSGLPRNRVIGTGTSLDSSRLRTILSEMLHVDPRSIHGYSLGEHGDSQMVAWSHVTVGGKSILQILEEQKERLGEIDLDEIVEKTAKAGWEIYKRKGTTYYGIGNSLAYIARSIFNDDHRVIAVSAILDGEYGEYDICTGVPAIITRDGIREVVELNLSEDEESRFAKSNDVLRDYMKTIGY from the coding sequence ATGAATAGAAACACAAGAAAAATTGCAATTATCGGTACTGGATTAGTTGGATCAAGCTGTGCGTATTCCATTGTAAACCAAGGGATTTGCGAAGAGCTATTGTTAATTGATATAAATCATGAACGTGCAGTTGGAGAAGCGATGGATTTATCGCACTGCATTAACTTTACAAATACAAGAACAAAAGTATATGCCGGAAGCTATGAAGACTGCAAAGATATGGACATTGTTATTATTACAGCAGGACCAGCGCCGAAGCCTGGACAAAGTCGTTTAGACACTTTAGGAGCCAGCGCTAAGATTATGGAGGGTGTTGTTGGCGGCGTAATGGAAAGTGGATTTGATGGCATTTTCTTACTCGCATCGAACCCAGTTGACATTATTACATATCAAGTGTGGAAGCTATCTGGATTACCTAGAAATCGTGTGATTGGTACAGGTACATCACTAGATTCTTCTCGCTTAAGAACAATTTTATCTGAAATGTTACATGTAGATCCTCGTAGTATTCATGGGTATTCATTAGGAGAACATGGTGATTCTCAAATGGTTGCTTGGTCTCACGTAACTGTTGGTGGAAAATCAATTCTGCAAATTTTAGAGGAACAAAAAGAACGCTTAGGTGAAATAGATTTAGATGAAATTGTTGAGAAGACTGCAAAAGCTGGATGGGAAATTTATAAGCGCAAAGGAACTACTTATTACGGAATCGGAAATTCTTTAGCTTATATTGCTCGCTCAATTTTCAATGATGATCACCGTGTTATCGCTGTTTCAGCCATTTTAGATGGTGAATATGGCGAATACGATATTTGTACAGGAGTACCAGCAATTATTACTAGAGATGGTATAAGAGAAGTGGTAGAACTAAACTTATCAGAAGATGAAGAAAGTCGCTTTGCAAAATCAAACGATGTTTTACGCGATTATATGAAAACAATTGGTTACTAA
- a CDS encoding PTS transporter subunit IIC produces MKEYIMSRVFKASAGIAQGIFVSLGIGLLIENIGRIVDIPLLITIGVVAKSLMAPAIGAGIAFMLGANGLVIFSAMVAGAIGAGSISITEAGLIIKTGEPIGALLTATLAVYIGKRLSGKTALDMMLVPFAAILGSGLVGIWLAQNISPVLNAVGAFIKDSSAGSPFVASIVIAVVWGLLLISPASSAALAIALSLDGVAGGAALAGCVAQFIGFSVISAKENNLGGILAQALCTPKVQLPNITKNPMILVPTVVASAIVGPVSALIFQLEAGKEIAGLGLSSLIAPINLISSQGWEVVPAMVITYIIIPVAVSYILYIALKKAGRIHSGDMTVPQS; encoded by the coding sequence ATGAAGGAATATATAATGTCTCGTGTGTTTAAAGCTTCTGCCGGAATCGCACAGGGTATTTTCGTATCCCTTGGAATTGGTTTACTGATCGAAAATATAGGAAGAATTGTTGATATACCATTACTTATTACAATCGGAGTTGTTGCAAAATCACTTATGGCACCAGCAATTGGAGCCGGGATTGCCTTTATGCTCGGTGCAAACGGACTCGTAATTTTCTCAGCGATGGTAGCTGGAGCAATTGGAGCAGGTTCCATTTCAATTACTGAAGCTGGTCTCATCATTAAAACAGGTGAACCAATCGGTGCATTATTAACAGCGACTTTAGCAGTTTATATTGGTAAACGATTAAGCGGAAAAACTGCTTTAGATATGATGCTCGTTCCATTTGCAGCAATATTAGGTTCTGGTTTAGTCGGTATTTGGTTAGCTCAAAATATTAGCCCAGTTTTAAATGCAGTTGGAGCATTCATTAAAGATAGTTCAGCTGGTAGCCCGTTCGTCGCTTCTATCGTGATTGCTGTAGTTTGGGGACTGTTACTTATCTCTCCAGCTTCATCAGCTGCGTTAGCGATAGCGCTTAGCTTAGACGGTGTTGCAGGTGGTGCAGCACTTGCAGGATGTGTTGCTCAATTTATCGGATTCTCTGTTATTTCAGCGAAAGAAAATAATTTAGGTGGCATATTAGCTCAGGCACTTTGTACTCCAAAAGTGCAGTTACCGAACATTACTAAAAATCCAATGATTCTCGTCCCAACTGTCGTCGCCAGTGCAATAGTTGGCCCAGTATCGGCACTAATTTTCCAACTGGAAGCAGGAAAAGAAATTGCAGGTCTTGGATTAAGCTCTCTTATCGCACCAATTAATTTAATTTCCAGCCAAGGGTGGGAAGTTGTCCCAGCGATGGTAATCACTTATATCATCATTCCAGTAGCTGTTTCTTATATACTGTACATTGCTCTTAAAAAGGCAGGTCGTATTCATTCTGGTGATATGACTGTACCGCAATCTTAA
- a CDS encoding phosphatase PAP2 family protein, whose translation MKKFKLSSLLPLSYILLLVLVSPLYDVLNKSTVHAVDVTTVVDDWIPFVKAFIIPYLLWFPYLYGALIYYCFADRKQYYVTLSSVILGKLACFSIYFFWQTTVPRPTVVGTDVFSELVRYIYSIDHPVNCFPSIHVLTTFVIMLAAFKRREQHTLEYYILTFFGTLIILSTLFTKQHAFVDAISGMTLASVLYFGVQLLLAKETVRVPVKQNQKM comes from the coding sequence ATGAAGAAATTTAAACTTTCATCTCTTCTTCCGTTAAGTTATATACTTCTACTCGTACTCGTAAGTCCCCTTTACGATGTATTAAATAAATCTACTGTTCACGCAGTAGATGTCACAACTGTAGTAGATGATTGGATTCCATTTGTGAAAGCATTTATTATTCCTTACTTACTTTGGTTTCCATACTTATACGGTGCACTTATTTATTACTGTTTTGCTGATCGAAAGCAATATTATGTCACTTTAAGTAGTGTAATTCTTGGAAAACTTGCTTGTTTTTCGATTTATTTTTTTTGGCAGACAACTGTACCACGCCCAACCGTCGTTGGAACAGATGTATTTTCCGAACTAGTCCGCTATATTTATAGTATTGATCATCCAGTAAACTGCTTCCCAAGCATTCATGTCCTTACGACATTTGTAATTATGTTAGCTGCCTTTAAGCGTAGAGAACAGCATACTTTGGAATATTACATCCTTACTTTCTTCGGTACGCTTATTATTTTATCAACATTATTTACGAAGCAGCATGCATTTGTAGACGCCATTTCTGGAATGACGCTTGCAAGCGTACTATACTTTGGTGTTCAGCTATTATTAGCAAAAGAAACCGTACGTGTTCCAGTAAAACAAAATCAAAAAATGTAA
- a CDS encoding arsenate reductase family protein, whose protein sequence is MTVTFYSYPKCGTCQKAKKWFEANDVAYEMIHIVENPPSKEDLRNLHEKSELPLKKFFNTSGMRYRELGLKDKLKDASEDEMYELLASDGMLIKRPIVTDGTSVTLGFNEEQFESVWKKYQ, encoded by the coding sequence ATGACAGTAACATTTTATTCATATCCAAAATGTGGCACATGTCAAAAAGCAAAGAAATGGTTTGAGGCAAACGATGTAGCATATGAGATGATTCATATTGTTGAAAATCCACCGTCAAAAGAAGATTTACGTAATTTACATGAGAAAAGTGAATTACCATTAAAAAAATTCTTTAATACAAGTGGAATGCGTTACCGCGAACTTGGTTTAAAAGATAAGTTAAAGGATGCAAGCGAAGACGAAATGTATGAGCTTTTAGCATCTGATGGCATGTTGATTAAACGTCCAATTGTAACAGATGGAACGAGTGTAACACTTGGTTTTAACGAAGAGCAGTTTGAAAGTGTGTGGAAAAAGTACCAATAA
- the gcvH gene encoding glycine cleavage system protein GcvH gives MSIPNNLRYSEEHEWVKTEGNAVVIGITHFAQGELGDIVFVELPEVGATIQADEPFGSVESVKTVSELYAPVSGKVVAVNEELSDQPELVNESPYEGAWMVKVELSDASQVEKLLTAEKYAEMTNQD, from the coding sequence ATGAGCATTCCAAATAATTTACGTTACTCTGAAGAACACGAATGGGTAAAAACAGAAGGTAATGCGGTTGTTATCGGTATTACTCATTTTGCGCAAGGTGAGTTAGGCGATATCGTATTCGTTGAACTTCCTGAAGTAGGTGCAACAATCCAAGCTGACGAGCCATTCGGAAGCGTAGAATCTGTTAAAACAGTTTCTGAATTATACGCACCTGTAAGTGGTAAAGTTGTAGCAGTAAACGAAGAATTAAGTGACCAACCAGAACTAGTTAACGAATCTCCATACGAGGGTGCATGGATGGTTAAAGTTGAACTTTCTGATGCAAGCCAAGTTGAGAAGTTATTAACTGCAGAAAAATATGCAGAAATGACAAACCAAGACTAA
- a CDS encoding toprim domain-containing protein, translating to MIYVEKVIIVEGKSDRRKIESIIREPVEIVCTNGTIGLSKMDELIDQFFDKDVYVLVDADDAGEKLRKQFRKEFPQAEHIYIDRSYREVATAPSSHLANVLWGADIDVYTEYLR from the coding sequence ATGATTTATGTGGAAAAAGTCATTATTGTAGAAGGTAAATCGGATAGAAGAAAGATTGAATCTATTATTCGTGAACCAGTGGAAATTGTTTGTACAAATGGTACAATTGGTTTGTCGAAAATGGATGAGCTCATTGATCAATTTTTTGATAAGGACGTATATGTGCTAGTGGATGCTGATGATGCAGGAGAAAAGTTAAGGAAACAATTCCGAAAAGAATTTCCGCAAGCAGAGCATATTTATATTGATCGCTCGTATCGCGAGGTGGCGACTGCACCTTCTTCACATTTAGCAAATGTATTATGGGGAGCAGACATTGACGTTTATACAGAATATTTACGGTAA
- a CDS encoding thioredoxin family protein → MIEVIDWTGAEATALIGNEEKTVLYVYTPMCGTCQLAKKMLTVVEMTIEDLKIGMLDLNYAPHLSKEYGIESVPCLLIFENGTLMKKIYAFHSVEYLYTELK, encoded by the coding sequence ATGATAGAAGTGATTGATTGGACAGGTGCCGAAGCTACAGCCCTAATAGGAAATGAAGAAAAAACAGTGTTATATGTGTATACACCAATGTGTGGAACATGCCAATTGGCAAAGAAGATGTTAACGGTCGTTGAGATGACGATTGAAGATTTGAAAATTGGAATGTTAGATTTAAATTATGCCCCGCATTTATCGAAAGAGTATGGGATAGAAAGTGTACCGTGTTTACTTATTTTTGAAAATGGGACACTGATGAAGAAAATATATGCATTTCATTCGGTTGAATATTTATATACGGAATTAAAGTAG
- a CDS encoding methionine ABC transporter ATP-binding protein translates to MILLENVKKIYKAKSGDVTAVDNANLKVDKGEIFGVIGYSGAGKSSLIRLFNQLEKPTSGQITIANRVISAITGNELRKARQEIGMIFQHFNLLWSRTVRENIAFPLEIAGVDKAERRKRVDELIHLVGLEGRGDAYPSQLSGGQKQRVGIARALANNPQVLLCDEATSALDPETTDQILDLLLDINKRLGLTIVLITHEMHVIRKICNRVAVMEKGKIVETGPVLDVFRNPQQDITKRFVQQLTDSEDTNETIESLIEKYPDGKVIRLQFVGEAVERPVLQRLMQRGDIEVSILQGNIAQTNNGSYGSLVVHLNGEETAIQQAIEGIHQDQVELEVIAHG, encoded by the coding sequence ATGATCTTATTAGAAAATGTAAAGAAAATATATAAGGCAAAAAGCGGTGATGTCACTGCTGTAGATAACGCCAACTTAAAAGTAGATAAGGGTGAAATATTTGGTGTTATTGGATATAGTGGCGCTGGGAAAAGTTCGTTAATCAGATTGTTTAATCAGTTAGAGAAACCAACTTCTGGCCAAATTACAATTGCGAATCGTGTGATTTCAGCGATTACTGGAAATGAACTTCGTAAGGCAAGACAAGAAATCGGAATGATTTTTCAGCATTTCAACTTACTTTGGTCACGAACTGTGCGTGAAAATATCGCATTCCCACTTGAAATTGCAGGTGTCGATAAGGCGGAGAGAAGAAAACGTGTCGATGAGTTAATTCATCTTGTTGGATTAGAAGGAAGAGGAGACGCGTACCCATCTCAGCTAAGTGGTGGACAAAAGCAGCGCGTCGGGATTGCAAGAGCGTTAGCAAATAATCCACAAGTACTTTTATGTGATGAAGCAACGTCAGCTCTTGATCCGGAAACGACAGATCAAATTTTAGATTTATTGTTAGATATTAATAAGCGTCTCGGCTTAACAATTGTATTGATTACGCATGAGATGCACGTTATTCGCAAAATTTGTAATCGAGTTGCTGTAATGGAGAAAGGGAAGATCGTAGAAACGGGTCCAGTACTTGACGTATTCCGTAATCCACAGCAAGACATTACAAAACGATTTGTACAGCAGTTAACTGATTCTGAAGATACAAATGAAACGATTGAAAGTTTAATAGAAAAGTATCCAGATGGAAAAGTAATTCGTTTGCAGTTTGTCGGTGAAGCGGTAGAAAGACCGGTACTTCAAAGGTTAATGCAGCGCGGTGATATAGAAGTTAGCATTTTGCAAGGAAATATCGCGCAAACGAATAACGGATCTTACGGAAGTTTAGTCGTTCATTTAAATGGTGAAGAAACAGCGATCCAGCAAGCAATAGAAGGGATTCATCAAGATCAAGTAGAGCTGGAGGTGATTGCACATGGATAA